In the genome of Olsenella profusa DSM 13989, one region contains:
- a CDS encoding PTS sugar transporter subunit IIA, with amino-acid sequence MNAMAEVLKRENVQIVDACQDWKDAVHVAVQPLVDQGYVTAGYIDGIISNAEEYGPYFVIAPELALLHARPEQGVIRRQLAVSVVRAGIVFKEGAQPVHLLVTLAATDPDGHIEAMRTLATMFSDPASIRAIIDAKTPDEIYELFTRDI; translated from the coding sequence ATGAATGCCATGGCAGAGGTGCTCAAGCGCGAGAACGTCCAGATCGTCGATGCCTGCCAGGACTGGAAGGACGCCGTGCACGTTGCCGTCCAGCCCCTGGTCGACCAGGGGTATGTCACGGCCGGCTACATCGATGGGATCATCTCCAACGCCGAGGAGTATGGCCCCTATTTCGTGATCGCACCCGAGCTCGCGCTCCTTCACGCCCGACCCGAGCAGGGCGTCATCAGGCGTCAGCTTGCGGTCAGCGTGGTGCGCGCCGGCATCGTTTTCAAGGAGGGGGCCCAGCCCGTGCATCTGCTCGTCACCCTTGCGGCGACCGACCCGGATGGTCACATCGAGGCGATGAGGACGCTTGCGACCATGTTCTCCGACCCAGCAAGCATCCGGGCCATCATCGACGCCAAGACGCCCGATGAGATATACGAGCTGTTCACGAGGGACATCTGA
- a CDS encoding PTS ascorbate transporter subunit IIC, giving the protein MPVLEFIVNILSTPAILVGLLALVGLVLQRKSPEDVIKGTLKTIVGFLVLTAGSSFLQSGSLLAFGEVFNYAFNMQGVVPNNEAVVSDALQNFGTDSAIIMALGMMLNIVIARFSRWNYIFLTGHHTLYMACMLAVILGGAGHLTGWMLWVAGGCLLGFAMALSPAYCQVTFRKVTKSEGVALGHFGGVGYWLAGRVGSLFANDPKRRSTEEMGFSKRLVFLRDTTVSIGITMVVFFLVVTGVAVARGILAAVPAGTTATQLATDYPDFQYLGNLLNIGTETKTNWIVWALTSGLSFAGGVYIILSGVRLIIGEIVPAFKGIADKLVPGAKPALDCPVAFTYAPNAVIIGFIVSFLGGLVGLFVLAGIDAAIAPVALILPGVVPHFFCGATAGVFGNAEGGIKGCVAGAFAHGLLITFLPAICMPVFSALGYVGTTFSDADFSWMGIVFGNVVSVAQGGFLLALCALVYLAPIVYNLAIPKRDAVAE; this is encoded by the coding sequence ATGCCAGTTCTCGAGTTCATCGTCAACATTCTGTCAACCCCGGCGATTCTCGTCGGCCTGCTGGCCCTTGTGGGCCTGGTGCTGCAGAGGAAGTCCCCCGAGGACGTCATCAAGGGGACACTCAAGACGATCGTCGGCTTCCTCGTCCTGACGGCTGGGTCCAGCTTCCTCCAGTCCGGCTCGCTGCTGGCCTTTGGCGAGGTCTTCAACTACGCATTCAACATGCAGGGGGTCGTGCCCAACAACGAGGCGGTCGTGTCCGACGCCCTCCAGAACTTCGGTACCGACTCCGCCATCATCATGGCCCTTGGCATGATGCTCAACATCGTCATCGCTCGCTTCTCGCGTTGGAACTACATCTTCCTGACCGGACATCACACCCTCTACATGGCGTGCATGCTCGCGGTCATCCTCGGCGGGGCGGGTCACCTCACCGGCTGGATGCTGTGGGTCGCCGGCGGCTGCCTCCTTGGGTTTGCCATGGCCCTCTCTCCGGCCTACTGCCAGGTGACGTTCAGGAAAGTCACCAAGTCCGAGGGCGTGGCGCTCGGTCACTTCGGAGGCGTCGGCTACTGGCTTGCCGGCCGCGTGGGCTCGCTGTTTGCCAACGACCCCAAGCGCAGAAGCACCGAGGAGATGGGGTTTTCCAAGCGGCTCGTCTTCCTGCGTGACACCACCGTGTCCATTGGCATCACGATGGTCGTGTTCTTCCTGGTCGTCACTGGCGTCGCGGTCGCCCGCGGCATCCTAGCGGCCGTGCCGGCCGGAACCACCGCCACCCAGCTCGCCACCGACTACCCTGACTTCCAGTATCTGGGGAACCTCCTCAACATAGGCACCGAGACCAAGACCAACTGGATCGTCTGGGCACTCACTTCCGGACTGTCCTTTGCAGGCGGGGTCTACATCATCCTCTCCGGCGTGCGCCTGATCATCGGCGAGATCGTCCCCGCGTTCAAGGGGATAGCCGACAAGCTCGTCCCCGGCGCCAAGCCTGCCTTGGACTGCCCCGTCGCCTTCACCTATGCCCCCAACGCCGTCATCATCGGCTTCATCGTCTCCTTCCTCGGAGGCCTTGTCGGCCTCTTCGTCCTCGCCGGCATCGATGCCGCGATCGCGCCCGTCGCCCTCATCCTACCCGGCGTCGTACCCCACTTCTTCTGCGGGGCAACGGCCGGCGTCTTCGGCAACGCGGAGGGCGGCATCAAGGGATGCGTCGCCGGTGCCTTTGCCCACGGCCTGCTCATCACCTTCCTGCCTGCCATCTGCATGCCGGTCTTCTCCGCACTCGGATATGTCGGCACGACCTTCTCTGACGCCGACTTCTCTTGGATGGGCATCGTCTTTGGAAACGTGGTGAGCGTTGCTCAAGGCGGCTTCCTGCTCGCCCTCTGTGCCCTCGTCTACCTGGCACCCATCGTCTACAACCTCGCGATCCCCAAGAGGGATGCCGTCGCGGAGTAG
- a CDS encoding PTS sugar transporter subunit IIB, with translation MPDINKIMCACGSGLGSSLIVHMNTEEVLKELGVSDVEVVHSTISDIHPGAADLFVVGGDLGDFIEGVGDDQKIVLSNILDKEELKTKLKERLDL, from the coding sequence ATGCCAGACATCAACAAGATCATGTGTGCGTGCGGATCCGGCCTCGGATCGAGCCTCATCGTCCACATGAACACCGAGGAGGTCCTCAAGGAGCTGGGCGTCAGTGACGTCGAGGTCGTGCACTCTACGATCTCCGACATCCATCCCGGTGCGGCCGACCTCTTTGTGGTCGGTGGTGACCTCGGGGACTTCATCGAGGGCGTCGGTGACGACCAGAAGATCGTACTCAGCAACATCCTCGACAAGGAGGAGCTCAAGACCAAGCTCAAGGAGCGCCTCGACCTCTAG
- a CDS encoding NAD(P)-dependent alcohol dehydrogenase: MKGYAMLRIGESGWIEKETPKCGPLDAIVKPLAVAICTSDVHTLWEGALGDRHDMILGHEASGEVVEVGSEVKDFKPGDRVLVPAITPDWNSLEAQAGYSMHSGGMLAGWKFSNFKDGVFSEYFHVNDADGNLALMPEGMDPADACILSDMVPTGFHAVELADVQFGDVVLVIGIGPVGLMSVAGAALRGASRIIAVGTRPVCIEAAKGYGATDFVSYKNGPIDEQVMELTGGKGVDRVCIAGGTVETFEPAIKALKAGGKIGNVNYLGSGDYINIPRVEWGVGMGHKDIRGGLMPGGRLRMEKLASLVSSGRLDLHPEVTHAFHGWDHLEEALFLMRDKPADLIKPVVVID, encoded by the coding sequence ATGAAAGGTTACGCAATGCTCAGGATCGGCGAGTCCGGTTGGATCGAGAAGGAGACGCCCAAGTGCGGCCCGCTCGATGCCATCGTCAAGCCGCTCGCCGTCGCCATCTGTACCTCCGACGTCCACACGCTGTGGGAGGGCGCGCTCGGCGACCGCCACGACATGATCCTCGGCCACGAGGCCTCCGGCGAGGTCGTCGAGGTGGGCTCCGAGGTCAAGGACTTCAAGCCCGGAGACCGCGTGCTCGTTCCCGCCATCACCCCCGACTGGAACTCCCTCGAGGCCCAGGCCGGCTATTCCATGCACTCCGGCGGCATGCTGGCCGGCTGGAAGTTCTCCAACTTCAAGGATGGTGTCTTCTCCGAGTACTTCCACGTCAACGACGCCGACGGCAACCTCGCCCTCATGCCCGAGGGCATGGATCCCGCCGATGCCTGCATCCTCTCCGACATGGTCCCCACCGGCTTTCACGCCGTCGAGCTCGCCGACGTGCAGTTTGGCGACGTCGTCCTCGTCATCGGCATCGGCCCCGTGGGCCTCATGAGCGTCGCCGGCGCGGCCCTGCGCGGCGCCTCCCGCATCATCGCCGTGGGCACGCGTCCCGTCTGCATCGAGGCGGCCAAGGGCTATGGCGCCACCGACTTCGTCTCCTACAAGAACGGGCCCATCGACGAGCAGGTCATGGAGCTCACCGGCGGCAAGGGCGTCGACCGCGTCTGCATCGCGGGCGGAACCGTGGAGACCTTCGAGCCGGCCATCAAGGCCCTCAAGGCTGGCGGCAAGATCGGCAACGTCAACTACCTCGGCTCGGGCGATTACATCAACATCCCACGTGTGGAGTGGGGCGTCGGCATGGGCCACAAGGACATCCGTGGTGGCCTCATGCCCGGCGGCCGCCTGCGCATGGAGAAGCTTGCCAGCCTCGTCTCGTCCGGCCGCCTCGACCTGCACCCCGAGGTCACGCATGCGTTCCACGGCTGGGACCACCTTGAGGAGGCGCTCTTCCTCATGAGGGACAAGCCCGCCGATCTCATCAAGCCGGTCGTCGTGATCGACTAG
- a CDS encoding type II toxin-antitoxin system Phd/YefM family antitoxin — MGDTPKPVGVREAKNRFSELASQVNASGHALVVLRNNRPWVTIQPADAVCAERRARLARLRALTDAIDQGIATEPEWNPPLSDRDLLGEERMSRLG, encoded by the coding sequence ATGGGGGACACGCCGAAGCCCGTGGGAGTGCGGGAGGCAAAGAATCGCTTCAGCGAGCTGGCATCTCAGGTGAACGCGTCGGGTCATGCGCTCGTCGTGCTCAGGAACAACCGACCATGGGTGACCATACAGCCCGCAGATGCCGTATGCGCCGAGAGACGCGCACGCTTGGCGCGACTGCGTGCGCTCACTGATGCGATTGACCAGGGTATCGCGACAGAGCCAGAGTGGAATCCCCCACTCTCGGATCGCGACCTTCTGGGTGAGGAGAGGATGAGTCGTCTTGGATAG
- a CDS encoding HAD hydrolase family protein, which yields MAENGSFVKDGPEVVFIGEVDPKATKTVIDWIHHHDETRGVMCGVRSAYVERGAVTQAWRDYMWTWYHHLEWVDDFRAVDDAIIKFFVEVPNEKTMAYHDLLSRELGGLMVPTTSGHGSIDIIIPGCHKASGVERLATRWGIDASQVVAFGDGGNDIEMLRYAGVGYAVDNATDDVKAVANRTCPSNDEDGVLQVLERLFPG from the coding sequence GTGGCTGAGAACGGCTCCTTCGTCAAAGATGGTCCCGAGGTGGTCTTCATAGGAGAGGTCGATCCCAAGGCCACCAAGACGGTCATCGATTGGATTCACCACCATGACGAGACGCGCGGCGTCATGTGCGGAGTGAGGAGCGCCTACGTGGAGCGCGGGGCCGTGACGCAGGCGTGGCGCGACTACATGTGGACGTGGTACCACCACCTTGAGTGGGTCGATGACTTCCGCGCGGTGGACGACGCCATCATCAAGTTCTTCGTCGAGGTGCCCAACGAGAAGACCATGGCCTATCACGACCTGCTCAGCAGGGAGCTTGGCGGCCTTATGGTTCCCACCACGTCCGGACATGGCTCCATCGACATCATCATCCCTGGATGCCACAAGGCCTCGGGGGTGGAACGCCTTGCAACGCGTTGGGGCATCGATGCCAGCCAGGTTGTCGCCTTTGGGGACGGCGGCAATGATATCGAGATGCTTAGGTATGCCGGCGTTGGCTATGCCGTGGACAATGCCACGGACGACGTGAAGGCCGTCGCGAACAGAACCTGTCCCTCCAATGACGAGGATGGCGTGCTACAGGTGCTCGAGAGGCTCTTCCCAGGGTAA
- a CDS encoding HAD hydrolase family protein, producing MPNVKMVAVDMDGTFCRSDTTIDEHRFGPVLARMQEVGCHFVVASGKPISAAEGLLSWL from the coding sequence ATGCCGAATGTCAAGATGGTGGCCGTCGACATGGACGGCACGTTCTGTAGAAGCGACACCACGATCGACGAGCATCGCTTCGGGCCCGTCCTTGCCCGCATGCAGGAGGTGGGCTGCCACTTCGTGGTGGCGAGCGGCAAACCAATATCGGCTGCTGAGGGACTTCTTTCCTGGCTATGA
- a CDS encoding DUF438 domain-containing protein gives MKQRTESMASHVPTADMDKLRFVLEVKRAYNEGSITLEEGRRRLRERVDSIKPYEVALAEQELEEFEEGQCQKEDIQGMLDLFEGLIDRSRPDLPAGHPIARYYAENDELEKICLSIEDLVQYPVIKNQWLEIYDRLRAYKRHLSRKQNQLYSVLERKGFDRPTTTMWTLDDFVWDEIGQARELLDDGDEDAFVAMQPTLVADLRDLISKEENVLYPTSLIMLSEDELAQMDSGDREIGFAWIDAGEKSPEPARPAQAVDTPTGGDLSQDLLALLGRHGLGGVTPTSKLHVAEGSLTLEQINLIYRHMPVDLSYVDEDELVCFYTDTKHRVFPRSKNVIGREVMNCHPRKSAQVVREIIDKFRAGEQDRAEFWINKPDLFIYITYLAVRDEQGNFRGILEMMQDGTHIRSLEGSRTLLTWSEEEHGKTGEEAPAPEPEPSPSSPSASVAAINGDTRLQDLLTSHPWLKQELPKVNGKFAMLNSPLARVVIPKATVGMMSERSGMGMDELISAIETLIRKHEGS, from the coding sequence ATGAAGCAGCGCACAGAGAGCATGGCCAGCCACGTGCCCACCGCCGACATGGACAAGCTCAGGTTTGTCCTCGAGGTCAAGCGGGCATACAACGAGGGATCCATAACGCTCGAGGAGGGGCGCCGTCGTCTGCGCGAGAGGGTCGACTCCATCAAGCCCTACGAGGTTGCCCTCGCCGAGCAGGAGCTCGAGGAGTTCGAGGAGGGGCAGTGCCAGAAGGAGGACATCCAGGGCATGCTCGACCTCTTCGAGGGGCTCATCGACCGCTCCCGTCCAGATCTGCCGGCAGGCCACCCCATCGCCCGCTACTACGCCGAGAACGACGAGCTCGAGAAGATCTGCCTCTCCATAGAGGACCTCGTCCAGTACCCCGTCATCAAGAACCAGTGGCTCGAGATCTATGACCGCCTGCGCGCGTACAAGCGCCACCTCTCACGCAAGCAGAACCAGCTCTACTCCGTGCTCGAGCGCAAGGGCTTCGACCGCCCCACGACCACAATGTGGACGCTCGACGACTTTGTCTGGGACGAGATCGGCCAAGCACGCGAGCTCCTAGACGACGGCGACGAGGACGCGTTTGTGGCGATGCAGCCGACGCTCGTGGCCGACCTCCGTGACCTCATCTCCAAGGAGGAGAACGTCCTATACCCCACCTCGCTCATCATGCTCAGCGAGGATGAGCTCGCCCAGATGGACTCCGGTGACCGTGAGATCGGCTTTGCGTGGATCGATGCAGGCGAGAAGAGCCCGGAGCCGGCACGTCCTGCTCAGGCTGTCGACACGCCCACCGGCGGCGACCTCTCGCAGGACCTGCTGGCGCTCCTTGGCAGGCATGGCCTGGGCGGTGTGACACCCACGTCCAAGCTCCATGTGGCCGAGGGCTCGCTCACGCTCGAGCAGATCAACCTCATCTACCGGCACATGCCGGTCGACCTGTCCTATGTGGACGAGGACGAGCTCGTGTGTTTCTACACCGACACCAAGCACCGCGTCTTCCCACGCAGCAAGAACGTGATCGGCCGTGAGGTCATGAACTGCCACCCGCGCAAGTCTGCGCAGGTCGTCCGCGAGATCATCGACAAGTTCCGCGCTGGCGAGCAGGACAGGGCCGAGTTCTGGATCAACAAGCCCGACCTGTTCATCTACATCACCTACCTCGCGGTGAGGGACGAGCAGGGAAACTTCCGCGGCATCCTCGAGATGATGCAGGACGGCACGCACATCCGCAGCCTCGAGGGCTCGCGGACGCTGCTCACCTGGAGCGAGGAGGAGCATGGCAAGACGGGGGAGGAGGCACCCGCGCCCGAACCCGAGCCGTCGCCCTCGTCACCCTCCGCGTCCGTCGCCGCCATCAACGGAGACACGAGGCTCCAGGACCTCCTCACAAGTCATCCCTGGCTCAAGCAGGAGCTCCCGAAGGTGAACGGCAAGTTTGCTATGCTCAACTCGCCGCTGGCTCGCGTGGTGATTCCCAAGGCGACGGTAGGGATGATGTCAGAGCGCTCGGGCATGGGCATGGACGAGCTCATCAGTGCCATCGAGACCCTTATCCGGAAGCACGAGGGCAGCTAG
- a CDS encoding beta-eliminating lyase domain protein has protein sequence MWWLAELDGLSETCHRYDMRLFVDGARLAYALAADGNDVTLADLSRLPDGRTIVRVATIWAMTPEDVDALVAAL, from the coding sequence GTGTGGTGGCTTGCGGAACTCGATGGGCTCTCCGAGACCTGCCACCGTTATGACATGAGGCTGTTCGTGGACGGTGCGCGCCTGGCCTACGCGCTCGCCGCAGATGGGAACGACGTGACGCTCGCCGACCTGAGTCGCCTGCCAGATGGCCGCACGATCGTGCGCGTCGCGACCATCTGGGCGATGACGCCCGAGGACGTGGACGCGCTTGTGGCGGCTCTGTGA
- a CDS encoding CobW family GTP-binding protein, translating to MRVLVVSGFLGAGKTTFIQELVHRTGKDVVIYENEYGEADVDARRLRADSDIKVWESAENCICCSGRQDFATSVLTISNTLDPEYLIVEPTGVARLGRVMKNLVQVVWERIELLAPVTIVDAGAWEAQRRNAPEVFDDQVGSAATIVVSKLGVIGAERAAMGLAAELNPSAELVASAWSELPDEWWASLLTRGLGCSSNVDAGAGGKEDPEADELETMALEHASLPTLGHLAWVLDALSAGVFGRLDRAKGALPCGNQWLRFDLVERAWAITGADEAEEARCVFIGRDLYRSGLREVFVPALWRDDAEIHHEHHHEHEQGHDHRGHHEKER from the coding sequence GTGAGGGTCCTTGTCGTCTCGGGATTTTTGGGCGCGGGCAAGACGACGTTCATCCAGGAGCTCGTGCACCGCACGGGCAAGGACGTCGTTATCTACGAGAACGAGTACGGTGAGGCCGATGTCGACGCCAGGCGCCTGAGGGCCGACTCGGACATCAAGGTGTGGGAGTCGGCCGAGAACTGCATCTGCTGCTCGGGTAGGCAGGACTTCGCCACCTCTGTGCTCACGATCTCCAACACGCTCGACCCCGAGTACCTCATCGTGGAGCCTACGGGCGTGGCGCGGCTCGGTCGCGTGATGAAAAACCTCGTGCAGGTGGTCTGGGAGCGCATCGAGCTTCTGGCGCCCGTCACCATCGTGGATGCCGGTGCCTGGGAAGCGCAGCGCAGAAACGCTCCCGAGGTTTTTGACGACCAAGTGGGGAGCGCCGCGACCATCGTCGTTTCGAAGCTTGGCGTCATCGGTGCCGAGCGAGCCGCCATGGGGCTGGCGGCAGAGCTCAACCCAAGTGCGGAGCTTGTGGCCAGCGCCTGGTCCGAGCTGCCGGACGAGTGGTGGGCATCCCTCCTGACGCGAGGCTTAGGCTGTAGCTCCAACGTGGACGCGGGTGCCGGCGGCAAGGAGGACCCCGAGGCCGACGAGCTGGAGACCATGGCGCTCGAACATGCGAGTCTCCCCACGTTGGGTCACCTCGCATGGGTTCTGGACGCCTTGTCAGCCGGCGTCTTCGGACGGCTCGACCGTGCCAAGGGTGCCCTGCCCTGCGGCAATCAGTGGCTGCGCTTCGATTTGGTGGAGCGCGCCTGGGCAATCACGGGGGCGGACGAGGCCGAGGAGGCCCGCTGCGTCTTCATCGGGCGTGACCTCTACCGCAGCGGTCTGCGCGAGGTGTTCGTCCCGGCGCTCTGGCGCGACGATGCCGAGATCCACCACGAGCATCACCATGAGCACGAACAGGGGCATGACCATCGTGGACACCACGAGAAGGAGCGTTGA
- a CDS encoding ABC transporter ATP-binding protein, with translation MSGAKGNKDGTIGRILVFAGTRRPLVIIGCMLVAVSMVFTMMPYVYIWLVVRDLVSVAPDWGRATSIAGYGWSAFWFSVVGIMVYFAGLMCTHLAAFRMQSNVRKMCTDRLMHAPLGYFDMHASGLLRRRIDKMSANIEQLCAHNLADISGTVVMFVATVVLLFAYDWRMGLACLLAVIISFACIFSMMGPDKMQFMSVYQDALDDMSHATTEYVRGIPVVKVFQQTAHSFKALKVSIERYGDLADKYQRTVCEVPQSINLTFIEGAFVFLLPVVILLAPGALAAGDLAGLVTDFAFYAIFSAIISTALSKIMFAGGGMMQANDALRRIEEVLDAPQMTVADNPQAPQGNDVEFRDVRFTYEGAGHPALDGVSFRAPAGSTVALVGPSGGGKTTAASLVPRFWDTDSGSVLVGGVDVREMDPHVLMDNVAFVFQNNRLFKSSILDNVRAARPDATREEIGKALSAAQCDDIIAKLPDGVDTIIGTRGTYLSGGEQQRIILARAILKDAPIVVLDEATAFADPENERLIQRAFKRLAQGRTVIMVAHRLTTVVGADKIVVLDHGHVVEQGSHEGLVASGGLYARMWADYQTAVSWKISKGVA, from the coding sequence ATGTCGGGAGCCAAGGGGAACAAGGACGGAACCATAGGACGTATCCTGGTGTTTGCGGGAACAAGGAGGCCACTGGTCATCATCGGATGCATGCTCGTTGCCGTGTCGATGGTGTTCACCATGATGCCCTACGTCTACATCTGGCTGGTGGTGCGCGACCTCGTCTCGGTGGCCCCCGACTGGGGGCGTGCCACCAGCATCGCTGGCTACGGCTGGTCGGCGTTCTGGTTCTCGGTCGTGGGCATCATGGTGTACTTCGCGGGCCTCATGTGCACGCACCTGGCAGCGTTTCGCATGCAGTCCAACGTGCGAAAGATGTGCACTGATCGGCTCATGCACGCCCCTCTCGGCTACTTTGACATGCATGCCTCGGGCCTGCTGCGCCGTCGCATCGACAAGATGAGCGCCAACATCGAGCAGCTCTGCGCACACAACCTCGCCGACATCTCGGGCACCGTGGTGATGTTCGTCGCCACCGTGGTGCTCCTCTTTGCCTATGACTGGCGCATGGGCCTTGCCTGCCTGCTGGCCGTGATCATATCGTTCGCGTGCATCTTCTCCATGATGGGGCCGGACAAGATGCAGTTCATGAGCGTGTACCAGGACGCCCTTGATGACATGAGCCACGCGACCACCGAGTACGTGCGTGGCATCCCCGTGGTGAAGGTATTCCAGCAGACGGCCCACTCCTTCAAGGCGCTCAAGGTCTCCATCGAGAGGTACGGCGATCTTGCCGACAAGTACCAGCGTACGGTCTGCGAGGTTCCCCAGAGCATCAACCTCACCTTCATCGAGGGGGCCTTCGTGTTCTTGCTCCCCGTCGTGATCCTGCTTGCACCCGGCGCGCTTGCTGCGGGCGACCTCGCCGGCCTTGTGACGGACTTCGCGTTCTACGCGATCTTCTCGGCCATCATATCGACGGCGCTCTCCAAGATCATGTTCGCCGGCGGCGGCATGATGCAGGCCAATGACGCCCTCAGGCGCATCGAGGAGGTCTTGGACGCGCCTCAGATGACGGTCGCCGACAACCCCCAGGCGCCCCAAGGCAATGACGTCGAGTTTCGTGACGTGCGCTTCACCTACGAGGGTGCGGGGCACCCCGCCCTCGATGGCGTCTCGTTCAGGGCCCCCGCCGGCTCCACGGTCGCGCTCGTTGGGCCGTCCGGTGGCGGCAAGACCACGGCCGCCAGCCTCGTCCCCCGCTTCTGGGATACCGACTCCGGGTCGGTGCTCGTTGGTGGCGTCGACGTGCGTGAGATGGACCCGCATGTGCTGATGGACAACGTGGCCTTCGTCTTCCAGAACAACCGGCTCTTCAAGTCCTCGATCCTTGATAACGTACGTGCCGCGCGCCCCGACGCGACGCGCGAGGAGATCGGCAAGGCGCTCTCGGCGGCCCAGTGCGACGACATCATCGCCAAGCTCCCCGACGGCGTCGACACGATCATCGGCACGAGGGGAACCTACCTCTCGGGTGGTGAGCAGCAGCGCATCATCCTTGCCCGAGCGATCCTCAAGGACGCCCCCATCGTCGTGCTCGACGAGGCCACGGCCTTTGCCGACCCGGAGAACGAGCGGCTCATCCAGAGGGCCTTCAAGCGCCTGGCACAGGGCCGCACGGTGATCATGGTCGCCCACCGGCTCACGACCGTCGTGGGTGCTGACAAGATCGTGGTCCTCGACCACGGGCATGTGG
- a CDS encoding flavin reductase, with protein MVRKQHIENVSDYANQIDRAIPKGVLLTNKAGDKVNSMTIGWGTLGTNWNRPVFVAYVRTHRSTVALLDKSPEFTSTPVGDLDRRVVGICGSKRGDEVALASLSLVDSDVVSVPGIAELPLTLECRVVYRQRKELSLYPPEILEE; from the coding sequence ATGGTACGCAAGCAGCATATCGAGAACGTGAGCGACTACGCCAACCAGATCGACAGGGCAATCCCCAAGGGCGTCCTTCTCACCAACAAAGCAGGCGACAAGGTCAACTCCATGACCATCGGTTGGGGCACGCTCGGCACCAACTGGAACAGGCCCGTCTTCGTGGCCTATGTCAGGACGCACCGTTCGACCGTCGCCCTTCTCGACAAAAGTCCCGAGTTCACGTCAACCCCCGTGGGTGACCTCGACCGCAGAGTCGTCGGCATCTGCGGCAGCAAGCGAGGCGACGAGGTCGCATTGGCCAGCCTCTCCCTCGTCGACTCCGACGTGGTCAGCGTCCCCGGCATCGCCGAGCTCCCCCTGACGCTCGAATGCAGGGTGGTCTACCGACAGCGGAAGGAGCTCTCGCTCTATCCGCCCGAGATTCTCGAGGAGTAA